CTCGACTGAACGATACGTATATTCTCTGCCTATATGAACAGAACCTCTTTTCGTCGTCTCGTAAATTAATTATGATTGTCGATTGTCATCTCCAGCCTCATTTCACTCCATTTGCTGTTTCAGGGGCCTGACAGACTCGGAGCGATGAATCCCAAAGGGGTAAAGGTGAGCCAGTTACATTCCTCTGTGTTAATCCCCCATGCACGGCGAGGGGACACGTCGTCCCCATGCACACGGCAAAGAGCTGGCAGTGGTTATCTCCCAGAGCTGTTATCAGCATCCCTGAGAGCTTTTCCCCTTGACTTCATCctaataataaagttttatctCTTCACATGCGGCTGCAGTAAGTGGTGTCGAGCTTGACGCTCACAAGTCTTTCCATATATAttctactctgtgtgtgtgtgtgtgtgtgtgtgtgggtgtactGCACAGCTACGACAACAACATCTCGGAGTTGGTTTGATTTTCAAGCCCTGAAGTTTTACTTGAAAGATGTGGATGCAAATCAGTCATCTTGGgtttattatatcatatcataaaGATGCACTTCAGGGTGTCCCCTCTCTTGCAATTATGTACGTTTCCTTTGAAGAACCTAAATAACCTTTTGGTTCAACTGCATGTTGCATTTTGAAATCATATTGACAAATTTCTTTGGCCCACAGCCGAAGTCGAAGATCACGGCTTCTCGCAAGCTCTCCCTCAAGGTGCGTAGTTCCCACATTGTCTGACCTCTCCGCTTGCTTGTAAACTAGTATTCATACACATTTACTAGTTAGCAGACCTCCTCGTGTCCGATCCATGATACTGTGATACTGTACACTTGTGCTACCAAATACTGTATTGAATCATACATCTTTTACCACAACTATACAGACAAGTCCAATATATAAAgttggtgggtgggtgtgcTGACGAGTTGAACGACCAGGCTAAAGTTGCTCTTCTCTGATTTTCCACGCCTGTTTTGATCGACATCCGTTTTGTCCAATCAGATGCTTCTCCTCACAAGAGCCTGTGAGGATTTGGAGAGGGAGACGCAGGatagggaggaagagaaagtgcGTTATCTGGGAGAGAAGTTGCCCCCTTTGCAACTGTCTGGGTTATCACTGGAGGAGCTCAAAGTAAGGGCTATAAACCACAAAAGTcaatttctccctctcccctatATCAGAAATTATGAGCATATTTAAGTCATTTGTGAAAAATCTGTTCCCCAGAATCTTTGCAAGCAGCTTCATTCAAAGGTTGACATTACGGACGAGGAGAGATATGACTGTGAATCCAAAGTGAGCAAGCACAACAAAGATGTAAGTCTCTGTGAACATCCTCCTGCACCGGGCACACATTCCTCTTCTTATCTTGCACCGTTCAGccaatatattaaaatgaaaagtgtctTTCTTCGGCTTGAATCCAGAGAGTAAAATCTGGAGAACGAACCCCTTTGACTCTTTGAAAGTTTGCGTCAACTTGTACAACTTTTCCCCAACACTGCACTTTGAGATTGCAGTTTTATTGGATGTAGCCtagttcttaaaaaaaagtctcatgAATTCCATTCCATTTCCTTAGATCCACGAGCTGAAGTTGAAGGTGCAGGACCTTGGGGGCAAGTTCAAAAAGCCTGCCCTGAGGAAGGTGAGGGTGTCAGCAGATGAGATGATGCGAGCTCTCCTGGGCTCCAAACACAAGGGCTCCATGGACCTCAGATCCAACCTCAAGTCTGTGAAGAAGGACGACGTCAAAACGGACAAGGTGACCAAGGACTTCCTGTAGTCTGTCAGTCTGCTGTTGCTTCCTCGTGCAAACAAGTGTTGGACACAAGGGAAAGATAGACATGTCAACAACTTTTTATTCTCCTCTTGGGAATGAGATATATAATgctcagtttttccctttcctctagcgtgttatataggtttttgtgtgtatgttcataCATGCGctggaagtggttgaccaaccacaacaaagtgagccagctggccaatcagagcagactgggccttaaagagacaggagctaaaaccaagtgtttcagagagaggccgcaaagaggagctgcagggatggacagtctgaggaaaccgATGCGTTTTATGAACATTAGAGCAACGTTAAACCTTTTCAAGCTATAACCCAAACTGAAACGATGAACCTGAAtgtgagcataatatgtcacctttaattgtGATTACATTGATTTTCTTCAATGCACAGGTGCTCACCAATGAAGTGGGTGACTGGCGTAAGAACGTGGAGGCCATGTCCGGCATGGAGGGCCGCAAGAAGATGTTCGACACAGCCGGCGGAGCACAGTGAGACGCTGCAGGTGATGAGGCTGATCAATTCAAAGCAGGAGGGCGAAAGGAAGCTGTCTAGAAAGAATTGTGGCTAAGCTAATTGACTTCATTTAGGAATTAAGCATCAGGTCAAAAGCTTGTATAACCCCCCCGTTCATCAGCGGCGCCACCATGAGCTTGATGCCAATTTTCCTAAGCAATGACTCACAGCACTTAAAAGTGTAGGATGAGTAGAGACCGCAAGTTTTTATTACCGAgagattattgttttgttttgttatgacATCTTTGGACAATTAAAGTGGATAAGAATAAACCGTGTCAGTCATTGATGTTCCATATCTGTACTTGACTTTATCATGTTTCATTTGATTGGCACACGTTGGTTCATGTGCGGCACGTTAGAGGATGGAAAATAGCTTGGCTGATGATGGATTAAAAAGTCGAGgcggcggggagggggggggggggggggggggggggggggttgttactTAGATAAATTCAGCTTAATAATGTTTAATATAAATCTCTTAGACACATCCATTAAAAGAAGGAGTGACATAATGTATTCAAAGTAAACGCAATGTATCCAAAATTGCAACtaacaaataaagtttgataaTAATCAGTTCATTAAATCCATGGTTCCCAGCGCTGGAAAGCAAAACTGGAGCTGGATAGAACAAGCCACTGCCGTTGTTGTCCCACACGTcgcatgcatgcgtgcatgtgctTCTTCTCGGTTGCTGCCCAGCCATTGTTATTTGAAGAACGACAGTAACACCAACATTAGCACCGAGTCTTGGCGAGCCGCTAATGAAAAGCATAAGCAGGTCTGGACACACATGCTGTGTCTATAAATaggtagagagggagggcgaCCTTCACACGGGACAAATGGTCCAGATGTGATATCCACAGTGCCCTCATGTCGACGGCGCATGGCGGTGACAGTTAGATGCAGTGCAAAAGTTCACGACGCCGCAGTCTCCCAAGAATCCTGGTGGGATGACAAACACATTCAAGTGCGGCTTGATGTGCCAAAACCCACCACAGTCGGTGTCAGTTATTGTTcatgtgggtggggggggtcgacgacacactgcacacacttgTGCTGCACTGCTAGAGCCACTTGGTGGCAGTACACAATTGTAGCAACACATCTACTGTGGCAgatatatttcaatttcaataagAATGTCGAGTCAGTTTCTGTCTGTTCCAGAGTAATTATTAGAAGATTAAACTTCTGTCTCCTTTTAATTCTCGTGATAAAGAAGATCCTATATTGGCAGCTGCTGGAAAATTGCTCAATTCATGATGTGCCATTTTTGGCCGATACAAATAAAAGCGGCGACACAAATGAACTCCCTTGCCCTTTTACACCTCTCGATCCGCATTCGTGACGACAGACCAAAAAAGAGCGCGTTTTTCCACGAGTCGTTGAGAACGGAGTGGAGCCTGGTGACAAATAACTACCGCGAGCAGTGCAGGTTCATTTTTCGCACAGCcccaaaaggaaaagaggaaaacgaGAGTGAGTCCGCAAAAAGAAATCAGCGACAAAGATTACTGGTCTGAAATGAagggaaaatgcagaaaaagcacaatatgGGACATGTATTATGGACTGCCTATTCCTCAAAGCACAAATACATATTACGGTTTTCCGAGAAGGCAAGGGAgatatacattcatttattcccCACACTTACATCCCCCCTGTTGGTTTTGGGGCCACAAACTGGCGATGTCCCCGTGAAAAAGCCGCTTTGTGTGACCTCTGGGCTTGTGCTTCACACAAACTAGCTACTGTGTGCGTTCACAGCTTTCCGCGCGGATGTGACAAATAAGCAGCTTCCAGAGCCAAATCCTGGTTCTTTCACGGATATATTTGGAGGTAATGACACTGAAAATGAGCTTTAAAAAGAGCATTAGAGTGTTGGTGTCAAGGGTTTAAACAgtgtgagaaacacacacacacacgcacacacgcacgcacgcacacagatcCTGTATACGCAATATGCTCCCCTCAGTCAAAAAGTGTTAATTGGATTCAGAGCGAGGGGTGAAGCTCTTTTCAACCTGAATGAGACATTCACAGGCAGCAGATAGAAATGAGCAAAAATAACGAAGATGTATATTTCTAATGCACTGCAAAACATGTTCGAGCCAGCAGAAAAGGTTGAGAGTTGACTTTGCCTCACTTGAACTCAAAGTAAAAGTTGCCTTAATGAGGCGGATCATTTAATATCTTCTTCTATCCTCATATTTCAATATCCAAATGTGGAGAAACTGAATATAATTTGGCATACATCTGGTTCATGTCTAGAAAGTAGCTTCTTGCTGCACAGGAGACTGAACTCAGGCTAAACCCAAGTTAAACAATAGCTTAATATTCATTTTCAGGATGACTTTGGAACATCTGCCCCTGAAATACAGATGAATAATTGGGCTTTGGGCTTATTCGAGCTCCTCCACAGCATTAGGTATATTTATATGAACTGTGCaataaagaaattattattatatgtctTCAACACACATATAACCTTATCTGCATCTTACTTGGACAATCTCCGACAGCCATTCAGTAGACGTCCGGATCCCCTCCTTAAAGCTCAGATTTAGTCTCCCGAGAGAAATATTTGGATCATTAGCTGCTTAGCTAGTCGCTGGTTGTGTCTGTTAgctgtttggtgtgtgtgtgctgcagcaggTATAGCGTGAAATGTGTTTACTGGAGCTTTCGCTGCTAAAAATAGGAGTCGCAGCTGGAGACAAGGTGGATCTGAGCAGCGAGAGTGAACCCACGACGGTGAAGCCAAAACAACGAGCTGAAGGGTGCTAAAATGCTAAAGTGCTCTGTTCGACAGAGCAAAGTCGGGGGATTGAGCTCCACtcctttcactttttccacacaTGCTCATTCCCCTAACACGTTCACCTTGGTGATCATGCTCGAGGGAATCTATCATTTACAGTGGGGGGATATTGGcagattttttctctcagttgcaactcatgaaatattcacacacattttaaggGACTGTTTGAATCGCGAGAGCATTGCTTCTAGAGACTTGTTcatagatgtatatatatgtttttcaaATCCGGTAAAAGCCCAAGAATTCCCAGCGGGGGGTTGTTACCCTCACTGGGAACCCCAAAACTTCTAAAATTCGAAAAACAGTATCtcctcatttctcattttggGAAAAAGCTCAACGTTAAACTGAACAATCGATGGAACTTCACTTCTATATATTTGCAGCCAAGCTGCATCTTAACCccagagctgcaccatccacaCTTTTCCACCCATCACATCTAATGGTTTAAGTTAATCTATAACAGGTGCCCGTGACCTTGCTACCTCCTCGATATTGATCTCCTCTGAGCCAacggggaaggagagagggctGATGGGTATTGGTTTTGGAAACCAAAGCTGGCCAGGGGTCAACAAGATGGACCCATTAAAGATTCCCCCTGCTTTTTAATCAGGTGGAAGATTTCGAAAGGGgctacaaatacaaaatgctgGATAAATCAGATCTTAAATTCTGCCTAACAAGAATACTGGTCTTTTGAACGCCGTTGAAATGaagacattgtttttaaaagccGCTGGTAATATCCGGGGAAACTGAAACCTAGGTGCTTACATTGCCACTGGAATCAAAGCCCTCTATAGgcgacacacagagagaggtctCCCTGGAGCGACTGTGTCCCGATATATAATTAACAGTGATGTTGTAATCTTGACATCgtagaagataaaaaaaaaaaaaagtctgcacaaACAGCTACTGATTGGCAACAGCACCAAACAGTATGGGGGCTATCGTTTGTCCATATCCTTTAGACGTCCTTGTGATCTGTAAAATAAGTTGCTCCTAAATCATGAGGTGCAAACTAAGTTGTTGTAGCCCCTTTACAACAACCCTCATCTTACTTACTTGAAGCTTGAAACTCCCTTTATTACTCATCCGCTCCTCTTTtatctccacctccccctccgcGTAGAGAAACTCGggtaaatcaataaaaagaataatggGTTTTTACCAACGGGTTGtatataaaaaagtttttacctGGATTCCGCCGAGCAGTgtgcagagttttttttcctgccttcaGTGTGGGCCTCGCTTACTCTTATTGAGTTagatatttaaattgaaaatgtgaacattttaacGTCTGAATCCGTTCAAATGTATTTCCCAGCCACTCTCAGCTAAGCAGCCTGCTCGTCGACTGGCCAATCTAAGTGGTCTAGATTGGGCTGATTGGCACAGAGAAGATAGATGgagtggatttctttttcatggtccccagaggatgaatcctaatgatcCTCCTTGTTGATCCTCTGATTTCTCATCTAGCAGCACCAGCATTGATATTTCTAGATTGAGGGCGAAATATTTCAACCATGTGATGGATTGCGATAGCAGCGCAGCCCACATTTTCCCTTATGAGGttaatgatgaaattaaaaaccaacaaactgCCTTGAAAACTAAATAATCATGTCTACATCTTGTCTGAAATGTGATGTTCCTATTCAGATGCTCGCGGTGTCAATGATTTAGCGACTTGCTCATCTGCAGAGCGAGGAGGTGTAGCGTTGCAAGGGATCAATCTCTACCTGACGTGAATTGCTTCGTCGTGTCGTCTGCACTAAATGCCATTAATGCTCCAAAGTACTcgggggtaaaaaaaacccattttgatctgtttctcctcctcatcaagTTTTTACTATGCGTGAACTCGCTCAAGCATCATTCGCAAGCaaaagtctttctttttctagCGCTATTCCAAAGGGATGGTAATGACGCACACAAAGCACTCACGACCAATGAGTCATCTGGGGGCATCAAGTCTCTCGCGTTCTGAGTCAAGTCGAGGTGTGCGTGCAACACGTCATTTATCGATATCAGTGAGGAGCGCCGCCCCTCCAGAAGAGCTAAGGAGTGGAGCAGCGTTGTTTTACAGAGGATGAAGATCGGGGGAAAGTGAGAAATCCTCCTTACTGCTCTAGTGATAGTACGGAAAAGAGCCGTCATATAACTTTTCAAAATGATGTATATGGGTGCTAAGAATCATTGAGATTTGTCCCAGACACTCTTTGCTATGAAAGACAACTTTCCGTTTTCACGTATGTTACTTTGGACTCGGTCAGGGTCACTGAacaatggaaagagagagaatacagCTGGTCTACTTTCACCCAAGCCACCAACCTGGGACACAACAGCACTCTGGGGACTGAGCCTATATTAATGTAACACAGTTCTGGAGAAGGATCCcaagacgagggggggggggggggaatggttAGTTTGAATCCCTCTAAGGTCGtgtagtttttaaatgtgctgtatTTACCTtaggtgtgtgtatttgttcccCCCACAGAAGGGCACCTGAGGCCTTCTCATCTTCAGGTGCAGGGAAACTTAATAATTCACATCACACTCTGAGGCCCGTCCTTGTCGTTCCACATCAAGGATGCGTGACCCGCCCGGGCGTTCCGGGCTGCCTCGCGAGGTAATTGGTGTGAAAGGTGGGTTGCGCCACCTTCCAGCGGAGAGTCCATAATAAGTAAGGCTGAGGCTCGCAGATGTCAAACCCAGGCGCCAA
This region of Scophthalmus maximus strain ysfricsl-2021 chromosome 12, ASM2237912v1, whole genome shotgun sequence genomic DNA includes:
- the LOC118282939 gene encoding troponin I, slow skeletal muscle is translated as MNPKGVKPKSKITASRKLSLKMLLLTRACEDLERETQDREEEKVRYLGEKLPPLQLSGLSLEELKNLCKQLHSKVDITDEERYDCESKVSKHNKDIHELKLKVQDLGGKFKKPALRKVRVSADEMMRALLGSKHKGSMDLRSNLKSVKKDDVKTDKVLTNEVGDWRKNVEAMSGMEGRKKMFDTAGGAQ